The sequence CATTTAAATCTGTAGCCGTTTGAAACAGCTAAATGTGCAGTTGTCTCAAGATACCAGGACAGACAGTTCTGAAAGAATCAGTCTTTTGAAAGCAAGTATAGTAATACTGTTTGAAGATTGACCTATAGTAACAGCTTACTATTCAGCTGGTCAgagtccccccgccccacacccctTTCACCTACAACTTCTAGAATGCCATACTCCAGCTGCATGTTTGATGTTTAGACAAATCTAACCTTGCATGTGTCTTTGTGGCAGGAGACAACTTCAGAAGCAGCTCAGTTTCTGCCAGGCACACTTCTATTGAGCTTCCTTTGACAGGCATAACTTCAGGAAGCTCAAGGCACCAAGAAAATGAGTTACGCAGCAACCAACTTTGAGAAATAGTTTGTTAGAGTATCAGACTTGTGGCTGCTAGAAGAATACTAAGAGGTCCAGATCAGCTGTCTAGCAAATGACTAATGACTCTCAGTTCTGTCACTATGGGAAATCCCTAAAACACAAAATCCAACTGCTACCCCTACGGTAAGTACTAGTACAGTTGAATTTGATCCACTCAACAATAAACACCTCCTGATTTTTCTGAGTTCCTTTAGCAAGCCTGCATCCAAGTTAGTTTAACCCCTTGTTCTCCTAGGCACGTGTTGCTAAAGTAGACAAGTGGAAAGCCAGTAATTTAGAAGAGTCAGAAGAACCAAGCCTTTTTACATGGAAACTTTTATTCTCAATGAGATCTGTACATTCAAGTCACACATACTTTTACATCTTTGATGGAGCTGGAGCACGGGATCACAACAAGTCTCGTCTGTGTGAACACGGTTAAGAGTTTATGCCTCAAAAGTAGACAGGAAACTTGTGACTATTTCCTTCAACTTCGCTTCTGTCTGGTCAGAGATCTTCCCTTCAGTCCTGTTGAGACAATTGACCCAGGAGTAAATGTTTGCTCAATCTCTCACTAAAGCAAGAAAACTATACAATGAACCTTCCAATTTCTAATAAAATTAGCAAGTGAGTTAACACACTTTTGCCTGATGCATGAAGCTTTACCACTGAAACTATACTAAGCTCCCTTCTCCCCAAGAAGGGGTAGTACTCTATAGGAACTAATGTTTGTCACATACTTTCAGAATAGCTGTACCTAGTTCAAGAAGGTCCTGTCTTCAAGATAAGGACACAACAGTTTTAGACACAGAAGGCAGGCAGGTCATCTGACTCGGGGAAGACAAGTTAAAACCATTTGACAGCAAAGGACTGCGGAAACACTCAAGCCTCCAACAGCCAACTCAGTGGCAAGGCAGGCAGTGAGCAGCACTTAATCCACAGTACTGTAATAGCTTGAAGCTATCAAAAATTTGGCAACTGACTGGGCAAACTGATTTCAACACCAAATTACAGGAGACGCATGCAAGTAGGTTTATTTTAAGCTTCAGGTagatttcttaattaaaaactgCAGATGAGAAACTGAGCTCCGAACTGCAGCTTTAGAGCCGTTAGCAGGTTCATTTAACTTCTGGAGTTCTAGAGACAGGCATAAGGCCTGATGTTTTAGGATACCCTAACAGTTCAGTGATCAGTATCTAAGACTCCAGTTCTCAGGTCAGCGTTCTCAGAATGAAGATAACAAATCAACATACCTGATAGTAGAGAGGAGGGCCTGGTGCTGGCTCAGAACATGAGCTAGGAAAGCACTCTCAAATTTAGTGATTTTGCCGGGCTCCAGCTTGTCCAAGTGACCTCTTACACCAGCATAGATGACTGCAACTTGCTCCTCAATAGCCATGGGCACTGCATAAAAGAAAGCATTCATACCATTGGTACTTCTCACATCAGGATATACCAGTACTATACACGCTTTCTTTGAAGATTGActgcatatataaaaaatatggtTCAAATAAGCCTGCCATTCAGCATGTCCACAGAACGCTGTTCTTAACACAGCCACAGAAACCCACCCCATTAGCACACTGCAGGAAACGCAGACTCGTTACATCCAATGCACTCACCATACTGTCCTTGCTTGAGGAGCTCTGTCAGGCGCACACCACGATTCAGCAGCTGTTGCGTGGCAGCATCCAGATCAGAACCAAACTGAGCAAAGGCAGCTACTTCACGATACTGAGCCAATTCCAGCTTCATGGTACCTGCCACCTACAAGACAAGACACAAGTCAGACTGAGTTTGACCACCTTTAACATGAGTTCAGCAGTTTGCAGATTATCTTCAGCTAACAGCTGTCACAGGTCATTTTGCCTTGCATACAAATCAAGTGAATCTTGAACAGATTACGTGTATTTCCACAGTTGGTTTAGCCTTGTAACTTGCGCTACAACTCGCACTTCAGACTTTCCCCTTGCCACCTGATCATTTCTACTTCAGAGTGATCATCTGAAACATCTCCCAGTCTTAGGAAAAAGATAAGGAGAATCTAAGAGTAGGTAGGGGGAATAATTGGATACCAAGAGCAGAGCCTGTATAGGGCATGCTATCCCACCCTAAAAGGGTCACAGTTGATATTTCATACCTAGATTAAAAACAGTATGGGGTTAAGCAAGCATTCTCTATACCCAAGTAGATTAGTACCCAGTTAAGCATGCTGAAACTTACTAGTGCTGCATCTTTAAGCAGCTCATCATTCCCTTCCCACCTCTCAGCAGGAGAGGGAAACAAAGATCACACAGGTTGCTCTTGGAGAACTTGAAAAACTGCACAATACTTAGGAATTCATGTATGTTTCCTCTGTATTCACTACATGCTAAGAGTGAAATGGGTTAGACAGCCTCTACTCTACTCTAATGAGAGCGAACAGCAGTTTCATGCTTACCTGCTTCATAGCCCTGGTCTGAGCAGCAGAGCCTACACGGGATACAGAGAGACCAACGTTGATAGCTGGACGGATACCTTTGTAGAACAGCTCAGTTTCCAAGAAgatctggaggagaaaaaatgttttatcatcTTAGTCAGATGTCCGAAAACTTTTAGAGACCTGCCACTAAGTGACACAGAAGTACTGACATACATAGAGCGAGTCCTACCTGTCCATCAGTGATGGAGATGACATTAGTTGGAATGTAAGCAGACACATCACCAGCCTGAGTTTCAATGACAGGCAAGGCAGTCAGAGAGCCACCTCCAAAGGAATCATTCATTTTGGCTGCTCTCTCCAGCAGACGAGAGTGCAAGTAGAACACATCACCCGGGTAGGCCTCGCGACCAGGTGGACGACGCAGTAGCAGAGACATCTGACGATAGGCAACAGCCTGTACGGTATAAAGGCAGCTCTCAGACTTCACTACTTCACTGGAAAGCTTGCATATCTACACCTGAGGTGATCTTACAGCTACAGACCCCAACACTAGAATACAAGCTCTATAAGCAATGTTTCCTGACCTGCTTGGATAAGTCATCATAGATGATAAGTGCATGTTTTCCATTGTCTCTGAAGTATTCCCCCATGGAGCAGCCTGAGTAGGGAGCCAGATACTGAAGGGGTGCAGCATCAGAAGCTGTGGCAGAAACCACAATAGTGTACTTCATGGCATCTGGAAAGAATCACAGACACACAACACTAAGTATATTACCTTATCACGCCAATAATTAGCAAACATAACATGCATGTGAAGTACAAGTTACAAGGCAGACAAAACTAGCTGCGGAAGTGAGACCAGGCAGCATCCCTACACTGTTACCAGAAGGAACGCTGTGCTACATTGGCATGCAGGTTCTATCTGACTAGCTCCAGGAGTTTTAACAACAAAGTTATAGCAGCTAATTTTTAACACTTATGGACTTCTTTCCCATTCAAAATGAAGTTTAGACTCCAATCAAAGACACTTAAGCTCTAGAAGTCACTCAGAGGACTACAAGTCCCTGGTTTCCTGGCTTCTGCAAGGAACTACCTTAAGTACCTTTTGTTTCACAGTCCCCAACAAATTAGCCTCGTTAAAACACATTTCTTCTGCTAGATATGACTCTACTTGACCAGTAGGCAAGAGGTAAGGTGCCTGATCTCTTGCAAGCTTTGTTACAGATGCAGCATGAGTCAACAAGATGATGGCATCTTTCTAGAAACACTGATTTAGTCCATTACACACTGGGCAACAGAAGACTCTCCACTAAACTTGCAACTGTCATTCACACTGATTTGCCTACATTTGAAACAAATGCTACATCCATAAATACTTATAGATCGTAACTGGAACCAGGCTTGCCTGACTGCCAGGAGGAAGCTCTCTGAACTCCACTGAAAAAACTAGAAAGCAACTTCTTCAAGCAATCTAGTAGTTTTGGAAGGGTTATTAGTCTTCCAATGTTCTGTGGTgaaaagggttttttcttttttttttcctagataccTAGGATTTCTTCTCCAGAGAAGCGGTTCTCACAGAATTCTGCCTACACTTGCAACTAGGAGAGTTCGTGGCAGTAATCAACATTTCAGTCAGTCAGCCACTACTTTAAATTTAGTACGCATTGTAACAATGACAACAGGATTATCACCAGCTCCCATCACAATCAGCCATCTTCACGTCTGTACCTGCATCAGTGAGCCTCTTTACCAGCTGAGCAACAGTAGATCTCTTCTGACCAATTGCAACATAGATACAGTACAGCTTCTTCTTCTCATCTGTTCCATCATTAAATCGTTTCTGGTTGATTATTGTGTCAATTGCAATCGAAGTTTTCCTATGTAACACAAATAGAGGTTACTGAGTTCAGTTGCCTGTGGCTCTCCCAACCTCTATCCAGTTTTGTGTTTAGCTTTGTACATTCAAAACACACTGTATTGAAGTCTCTAGATATGAGAATTTTAGCTTAGACATTTAACTTACCCAGTCTGCCTGTCACCAATGATCAGCTCACGCTGGCCACGGCCAATCGGCACCAAGCTATCCACAGCTTTAATACCCGTCTGCATAGGTTCACGCACAGAGATCCTGGGAATGATCCCAGGGGCCTTTAAGCCAACTCTCCTACGTGTCTTAGAAGTAATAGgacccttaaaaaaagaaaaacacaaaaactaaACTGTTGCAGTCCATGACAGAGAAGCAAGTAGAACCAGTAAACACCTAGTTACACTTACCTTCCCATCAATAGGATTGCCCAGGGCATCCACCACACGgcccagcagctcttccccaaCTGGTACATCCACAATGGCACCAGTCCTCTTCACAACATCTCCTTCCTTGATCAGTCTGTCATTACCAAACACGACAACACCAACGTTGTCGGGCTCCAAGTTCAAGGACATGCCCTAGGACAAAGATCATGTCATCCTGAGAAAACCCATATCAACATTTCCAGTGAATTCTTGCTGGTTTAGTACTTAAGTGATTATTCTACAGCGCAAAATATTGGATAGAGGCTGCCTCAATCTTTCAACCTTCTTTGTAAcaataaaatattcagtattcTCTTACATCCAATGCACGCATCTTTTCCCATACTGCGGAGAACCTGCCTAACTCTTGAactttatttaataatttgttaCACTTGTAGCAGTCTAGCATGAAGTCACTTCTCTCcccaaagagaacagaaaagaagagCAGGGTTCAAATAGGAATtggacaaggggaaaaaagatctGGTTTCTTATCTgcttcactaaattaaaaagcaagTTAGCTCACTAAAAATGACCTAGAAGAGGTCTCTGATTTTTAGGGAGCAGTCTAAGCCTTTTTAACTCTGGTCTGTTAAGACTGTAAGAAGTCAGCAAACCGTACACTGTAATGGAGCTTAGAGGCCATTCTTCACCAGTGAACAGAAAAGCCAGCCTGAAACTAAAGAAAACATCATCCTATGGCAGATTAGGTCTTAACACTTCCCGGGTAAAGGCAAATAAAGCTCAAATGTTGGCCAAGAAGCAGATACCAATATTTGAAAGCAGCACattataaacaaaaataacatttccttttcaCAGTGTTATTTCAACTAGTTACTCCATATTTAAGTCATAAGGAAGTCAGTAAAAGCCCCATGTGGGTAATTCCAAGCACCATCTCAGATTCTCCTTAGAAACGTCTTCTTCATATTTCCAAACTAAATAGGCTTCAGTGAAAGCTTACCTTCAGCCCAGAAGAGAATTCAACCATTTCTTCTGCTTGGACATTTCTTAGGCCATACACCCGGGCAATACCATCACCGATTGAGAGCACGCGGCCAGTCTCCTCAAGTTCAGCAGAGGTGTCAGCTCCCAAAATACGTTCCTCAAGAATAGAGGATACCTCAGCAGTGCCTGGAAAGAAATGTTCCAAACAGGATCCAGTATATTAAGGGGCAGTATGAAATCAGAAAGCTGGTCTTGAGCTGACCTTGGTTCAGGTATGCCACAGGACCAAGCAAGCATTCTTCCTTAGACATGATGCACAAGGGATATTCTTCACGTTACCAGTCAATAAAAGCAGTTTCATCTCATCATTATGAAGCATCACTAACGACTACGTTAAACAGGCACTTATGTTCTTCAGTATGTCCTATGCTATTAGCGACCTCTCCTCTGGAAAGCCATTAGACTAGAGAGATTAGACCCAGATCCGAAAGTACGGAACTGCTAGCTCTGCAGGCAGAGCATGTGACTTGACTGTAAGCATCAAAATAAATTCTCAACTCATTTTTAATCCAAGAGCCAAATACATTTAGACATTTAATGTATTTAAGGAATGAGTTGTTCAACATAACCTATAAAAAGTATTCTCCATCTTCTTCTAATTTCTGTTGGGCAGCATGTCTCCAATAGGTTTTTATTCTCTCAGTTAGGAAGCAGTAACATTGAAATTCATTTCCTAATAATACCTTTAGTGACCTAAACCACTTCAAAAATTGTACATGAACAACTACCAAAACCACAGCTGTTTGGTGCCACTGCCTCCTCTAAACACCAAGATGCTGGCAGTGCAAAGTTATACTCAAGGACACAAGGTCAAACCCAAGCACACTTGGGAAAGTCATCTACTCCCTTCTACTATTATAAAGCAGGAACAAAACCGCAATTTTGAGGCTTTTTCGGATAATTCTGCAGGAGTTGATCACAGAATTGAACCCCTGTAAAGGAGTTAACTTAAGTAAGCCAGGTTTGACGCGTGACCACTCCCTGTGAACAGTTACTAAAAGGTAAAATGAAACCTCACATATATGACTAAAAATAGCTAGTTCACTATCAATCACTGCCCTTAAGGGTTTTGTCAACTGATGTGCACGCCTCATATTCCAAGTGCAAATTATTATTCGTTTTCAACTATTTCTCTAAGTTAACAAGTTTTGACAGAGCAAGTTCTTAAACAGTACTCATATGTgcatacttttttattattattattttagactCACCAGTTTTCTGAAAACATGTTTTGGAGGCATGGATGTTTCTCGTAGCAACGAATGCTGCACCCAGGGTGTTTCTGGAAATCTAACATAAGCAACATGTCTCAGTTTTGAGTTACACAGCACACAGCTCCATTGACAAAGTGCAGCACTGGAACCAGGTCTAGCATTACTAATAATATGGCAAACTCTCCCAAAttacttgctgcatttttttgcGTGGCCTTCATGCTGCACTAGCATCACAACTGCAGCACTGCGGCAACTCACACAGCAACACATCCGCTAAACTAGCCCCTTTTGCTCAGGGCATCAAAAGCTTGAGGCATAGAGAAATCGGTGCCTCCCTTGTGGTTCTgcacaaggcaaaaataaaatttagtcTTCTAAGGGTTGGCTTCTCTCAGAACAAAATCTAACTGCAAAACTGCTACAGGGTTGCTAGAACATACacagttccagaaaaaaaaaaaaaatctgtagtgaTCAACGTCCTAAACGGCTACAATAATCTTACATCTCACGGAGAGCTCCCAGTGCAGTCCCACAGCAATGCTAAGGGCGTTTCTCTGACGGGCTGGGAAGGCCTCCGCGTTCACCTTCACCAGGGACAGCGGCTGGGAGCGGACCCTGACGGATTTCTGCACCCCACCAACACCGCACAACAAACGCGGCGACGAGGCGAGGCATCGCAGCTCGGACCGCCAGGCCTCGCGGAGCCCTCGCAGCTTCGGGGCCGTTGAGCAGCACCCGGCAACGCCACCTCCAACCTTGAGGGAAGGGCGCGGCGCCCCCTGCGCACCTCATGGGGGGGGAGACCGGCCGCTCCCCCGCGGCTCCTGCCGGGCCGGGGCACCGCtggcgcccggcgctgccgagGCGAGGGTGCCGGCAcagccgcgccgccgggccgcggccggcccccgccggagCGCGCCCCTCCCGCCGCAGGCCGCGGCCCCTCAATGTCACCGCGGcccccaagatggcggcggcgccctcccccccgcccgccgctcggAGGCGAGGGCGCGCTCACCAGGCCGGCCTGCCGCGGCAGGCagcgggcgagggcggcggccACGCGGGCGGAgagcatggcggcggcggcggcggcagcaggcggcGGCTCCTCCGGACGGGACTACACAGGAcgcggctgccggccccgcgctcTCTCCACAAAATGGCCGCCGCGCGCTCCGCCCCTTTTGGCGCCGACGCCCCGCCCCGTGGcggccaggccgggggggggggggcggtcatGACCCGGAAGCGCTTCCCCAAAGTCTCCTTTCCCCCAGCGCCTCGCCGTTGTTTTattctttccccccccacccaccaccaccactggaaCCGGCGGCCACTCCCAGCTGCGgaaaaacgttaaaaaaaaaaaagaggaaacggtgcttttaaaaaaacagcccCTTGCGGCGGGTGTCCTTGAAACGGTCCTCAGCGGGCGGAGGGGCCCGCGAGCCCCGCCCACGGGGCGGGGGCGTGGCCagagcccggccccgcccctcggctccgcccggccccgcccccgcccccggcggccctgccccgcccctcGCTGCCGATGGGCCGGGGCAAggtggggggcggcggctggTCAGGGGATAAACGAGCAGCGCAGTAAGCGCCGTGGGCGGGTGCAGCAAGGTCCAGAGCCAGGCGGGCTGCAAAGGCGTCCCTGCAGCGATGCGGCGCGTTCAGAGAGACGGGAACCCTCGCTCTGCTTTTGGGGCGCCGCCGCctcaagccgggggggggggggggcgcggagcggacTACAAATCCCAGGAGGCACCGCGGCCGGaagggggggcggcgcggggaaaGCCGGGAAGGAGGCGGGAGGCTCACAGGCGGCGGAGGCCGCCATGGAGGAGAAGATCCGGCGGGTAATGGCGGGCCCTGGGGTGGGCTGCAAGGTGCCCTATCCCGCGGCAGCGCCGAGGtgcccaggcaggggaggccttCCCACACACACCCTGCCCTCGCAGTTCCGGCGGAGGGTTGATATCGCCTCACTCGCTAACGGCCCGGGCTCGCTGACCTTTAAATACAAGCGAGCTCGTTTAAGGTGCTGCGTAGTAAAAGGCCCCCGTGATCGGTTAGCGGCAGCCGTAACCGCTGCTCGCGCCTGCCGGTCGCGGTGGCCTTTTCTGCCCTGCTAGCCAGCAGACACCGCTCCCGCCCTGACGGTTTGGGCAGTTTCATCTTACCCTGCTGGAATGCCGTTCTTGCCACCTGCCCAAACACCTCTTCAGCATGTCTCGGTGTGTCTGTAGCGAGCGGCACGTGGGAATGGAAAGATTAATTGTTGTCGTCTGGAGATAAGCAAGTCCTCGGGGAAACGAGGggcttaaaaatgattaaaagtgAAGGGAAATAGTTTTCCAGGCATCTGAAGAAGACGCAAAGGCAGCTGTCTCCCGTTTTTCCGCTCATGCTTTGACTGAGGTCATAGAAGTTTTTCTTCAGGAATTTAGGACTTGCAGCACTTTCCATTTCTCACACTTATCAGCTATTTTGTCTCCGTTCGCTGACTGTTTAATGTCTCTTTTCCCACTTTTCTGGCAGGTTACCTTATGGCTAAAGAAAATACTCGGGGATCAGCCCATTCCACAGTATGAAGTGAATGCACGGACCATTGATATCTTGTACGAGCTTGCAGAACACAGTGAAGCCAGGGATAGGGATGTTTCTTTGCTGATAGATGAcaggaagcagaaagcagcagaatacGAAGCAGAAGGTGAGTTTGAAGCTCCAGTCCTCAGTTCTGTCAAAGTTAGAGTATTTCTTAGTGACACTGTAGATTATCTCTGTTAAAATCTTATGAGAACTTATGAAAGACTATCAATAAGCTGACCATTTCTTCTGGTTCAGCTTTTACTACCGTACACTTCACGCTTTCCTTTCAGCAACATTTACAGTGACATAAGGTTGATCAAGAAAACGTTTTTTAAACCAGCTTGAGCAGGCTGTAAGTATGGGCAAGCAGATTAATTGCTGAAACCTCCTGCTTGCTGGGCTGGATAGCCCAGCACTGAAATACTGGCTGCATAGGCAGGTGAGCAACTGCTGATTTAAGAGTCTGAGTTGGTGCTTATTTCCCATTAAGGAAAGCACTTGAGGAATCTGAAACAACAATGAGGCCATTAAGTTATGCTGTAGCTATCTGAAATTAGTATttgataatatatttttctggagCAAGTGCATGGTTCAGGGGACCATAATACATTTTTAGCATATCACATACTGAAGGATTGTacctttaaaggctttttttcaaGAAGGAgttttacttttctgtgaaaagacTGATTTTGTATACATGAAGACCCCTAAaaaccctacttttttttttcccttcaactcTTCTAGTGACTTGCCGTCAAATAAATCATGATGGAGACTAGGTGGTTGCATTAGGCTGTCAGAGCACGTGAGCGTTGCCTGTCAGGCGTGGGTGTGAGCTCTGCTGCAAACTCAGACTCCTTCAGAAGGAAGGGTCATCCCTCCTAACGCAGGTCTGTCCTGACAGGCATGCGCATGCCAGGAGCAGGTTTAGGCTGTATTGCCCAGTCCTCTGCAGAGGGAAGACCTGAGCATGCTCATCACCATAGCACAAGGGTAAACTCTTGTTTATATGGGTTTAGACACGCCAGTCAGGGAAGGAGCGGAGTAGCTCCTTTCCTCAACACAGTAGATTTGCTTGACAAGCAGAAATGTGACAGCAGTTTGTCATGTTTAAGTCTTCTTTTAAGATCGCTCTTCCCCTACCAGTGAAAACGTAACCAAAATTTCTGGAGTGGGATTGAATTCTCGCTTCAGAATTCTAGCTGCCCTCTAGGCCTCGCAAGAAAGGTGATATTAAAATGACTAATTTggcttgtatttgtttttcagctaaCTATCTGCAGGACCTTCTTACAGAAAGCCTGGATTTTTCCTTAACTAGTCTGTCCAGTGAGGGCACCAGCTACCTAAATGAGCTGGTAAACAGCGCGATGACACTTGAAACAAAGGACACTTCTCTTGTCAGGTAGTTCCTCCCGCTCCGCACCAGGGCTGATGATCTGTGTTGTTTCCCTCTGGCTTTTCAATTCGACAGTTTCAAACTGTACTTTCACACAAGGAATTTTACTTGTCCAGCTTTTTTTGCACCACTTGGGCAGCTTTAAAGGATGTGGGGACTGTGCACAAAGCTGCAACTCTCGATTCTTGTAGCAGGGGAAGTCTCCGAGGTCTGAAAGGTTAAGCCCCAGCCCGCAGTTAAATCTctcctttttgctgctgcttttgtggtTAGTGGCTGTAGGATGCAACTGCCAGGACTTCCATGGCAGGTATCACAAGCTGGAGCAGCTTTCActcagctcaggcaaggcctgaGGAGCTGTAACTGGTTGCTCAGTCTcagctcctctcctttccctctcttacCTTGTCTCACTTGATGTCAGGAGATTTCCTTAGCTCAGCCAAAGAGAAAGAGTAGCTGTTAGTCTGCTCTTTCTAGGCCCCTCTTCTTTGCCTAGCCTCACCCATAATACAGTGTGCTGAGCACTGGCGGTAAGGAAAAGCCAAAATCTGCCTTGGAATCCATTGGTTTTTTAATGGTCTTCAGGAGCTTTGCTCCTCTAGCTCTCCTCCTGAGCCGGAGGGGCAGGTGGAAGAGGCCATTTGGGAGGAGGTGACCGAAGTACTGGTGGGCATGTCTCAAGGACATGTGTTTTCAGTGACTGGATGGAGTTTCTCTCACAGGTGGTTTGGCAAGCCAGGAGCGGAGCTCTTGAATATTTCAAGTTTGGAGGTTATATTTACTGGAATGCCAGGTCTTGCCTGGCTCTTCTGCTACTCAGATTGCTGGACCATTTCCTCTTCCAGATGAAATCTTTGTTAGTTAAAGGAAGCACGTATCCTCAGTGACTTCTTTTACTTTCCTCTCTTAAACTAACTGGCATTTGTCAGATGTGTCATCATAGGAGAACAAAAACACAAGTCATTTGTGGAAAGTGTGAAAAAAATAACCCCAAGTTTCAGAAGAGCTGACTCCTGAATGTTCCTACTGAATCTCTCGTTTCACTAGCTTCATCTCTGCCATCAATGATCTGACTTCGGATCTGCATGCGACAGAatcaaaaaacagagaaatggaaCTGGAATTGACCAGCATTAGAAAAAAACTAACTGCAGCGCTGGTGCTGGAAAAGCGGTTACAAGAGTGAGTAATgggtgaaaaaagggaaagatgtaAGCAGTACTGCTGATCTCGGCAGTGTAGTATATCGGCTGTGATCACTAGGCAAGGATCACTGAATTTTCAGATTTATGATGCGTATCTAATTCACAGTATTTGGCATCATCTATCAAAAGTCATGTGCTATAGGCACTTCCCAGTAATCAAAAGACATTTGGAGTACCATCAAAAACATTGTTTTAACCCCAAAATGGACTAAAAGCCGTTGTCAGATACGGGCTGGTGTCTTCCACCAGTTGCTTTCAGCTGAAGTTGCAGGTGAACCTGTTTTGCTTAGCACAGTTTGCGTGAGTGTTGTTGTCAAAATGGAGTAGtcaggcaaaacaaaaaagatttctaGATAAGAATCTCCTTTAACCAGTTTATGgtagaccttaaaaaaaaaaaaaaaaaaaaacttgattccCTAAAGAATGTAATCTGTTTGAAATGTTTGGTGAAGCGTAGCATCAGtccttgctttgagcaggcaTTGGTCCAGATGACATCCACAGATCCCTTCCA comes from Struthio camelus isolate bStrCam1 chromosome Z, bStrCam1.hap1, whole genome shotgun sequence and encodes:
- the ATP5F1A gene encoding ATP synthase subunit alpha, mitochondrial, with the translated sequence MLSARVAAALARCLPRQAGLISRNTLGAAFVATRNIHASKTCFQKTGTAEVSSILEERILGADTSAELEETGRVLSIGDGIARVYGLRNVQAEEMVEFSSGLKGMSLNLEPDNVGVVVFGNDRLIKEGDVVKRTGAIVDVPVGEELLGRVVDALGNPIDGKGPITSKTRRRVGLKAPGIIPRISVREPMQTGIKAVDSLVPIGRGQRELIIGDRQTGKTSIAIDTIINQKRFNDGTDEKKKLYCIYVAIGQKRSTVAQLVKRLTDADAMKYTIVVSATASDAAPLQYLAPYSGCSMGEYFRDNGKHALIIYDDLSKQAVAYRQMSLLLRRPPGREAYPGDVFYLHSRLLERAAKMNDSFGGGSLTALPVIETQAGDVSAYIPTNVISITDGQIFLETELFYKGIRPAINVGLSVSRVGSAAQTRAMKQVAGTMKLELAQYREVAAFAQFGSDLDAATQQLLNRGVRLTELLKQGQYVPMAIEEQVAVIYAGVRGHLDKLEPGKITKFESAFLAHVLSQHQALLSTIRTEGKISDQTEAKLKEIVTSFLSTFEA
- the HAUS1 gene encoding HAUS augmin-like complex subunit 1 isoform X2, with product MEEKIRRVTLWLKKILGDQPIPQYEVNARTIDILYELAEHSEARDRDVSLLIDDRKQKAAEYEAEANYLQDLLTESLDFSLTSLSSEGTSYLNELVNSAMTLETKDTSLVSFISAINDLTSDLHATESKNREMELELTSIRKKLTAALVLEKRLQEDLKKTEEHLEVEKAKAESRSQNLKFLKDKSEDFKIRIKAAEEQLSATGLDQSLTHQSLVSLSEKLAELEQEIVPLKKKLESYLDLTPNPSLAQVKIEEAKRELNALEAEFSSQLDMLTLSMPEPSKLRFT
- the HAUS1 gene encoding HAUS augmin-like complex subunit 1 isoform X1 — protein: MPFLPPAQTPLQHVSVTLWLKKILGDQPIPQYEVNARTIDILYELAEHSEARDRDVSLLIDDRKQKAAEYEAEANYLQDLLTESLDFSLTSLSSEGTSYLNELVNSAMTLETKDTSLVSFISAINDLTSDLHATESKNREMELELTSIRKKLTAALVLEKRLQEDLKKTEEHLEVEKAKAESRSQNLKFLKDKSEDFKIRIKAAEEQLSATGLDQSLTHQSLVSLSEKLAELEQEIVPLKKKLESYLDLTPNPSLAQVKIEEAKRELNALEAEFSSQLDMLTLSMPEPSKLRFT